tatatatagttatatctacatatatatatatatatatatatatatagttgatcAACTGATCAGTTGCCATGTATTGCAGAATGCACAAGATCAAGTGATTCACGTACATCTCTTCCCAAGAACTTTGCATGAAGGAACATGATCAATCTGAGTAATCATGAGCATGCCAGCACAAGAGCATGAACACACAGCGGCCTAAGATGTAGAACCTCGTCTTCTGTTGCTTGACCATCATCAAACACCTTCGCCGGAGACTCAACCGGGCACAAGACCCTCTTGAAGAGGCAGCCAATGCCATCAAAATATTGCTCAAGATAAGAGATTTTGAGGAGTTGGAAGAGATTTGGTTTGAGTTTCAGGAGAAGACATGCAAAGTGGTTAAATAGGCCATTGGATAGCTGGACAAGGTGGTCCATTTGATAGTGATGTCTCAATGAAACAGGGCCAGTGTTGTTCTTGATAAATGGCTTAAATTGACTCTTGAAATCTTTGGTCAGCATGCAATGCTGCTGCCTCCTGTGTATTTTTAGAGATTCTGTATACATTAATGTAGTGATGAGTCAGTCATCACACCAGAGTTTTCTTGGCTTCATACCTTAAAAGATGTAAGAGGTGACAGCCTAACTTAACTCAAGTTAGAGctatacttattttatttttatttttttgttattgaattgaaaatttaaCATTAGAGTCTGTTTTGTCAATATTTATATTAGAGTCTGATAATAGgttattattagttatattgCGGCGTAGGGAAACCTTTATCTCAAGTTTTTGTAAGCCATCATGAGTATTTACTTGCTTtgaattgaaaaacattaaccttcttaattgatataaatCTATAACACTAGTTTTATTAATCAAGTTGTGTAGAAAAAGAGTTACAAATTGATGAAAGTATTCTCTCTAGAATtcctttaaaataatttgaggAATTTATCTGagatttattttgtattgtaaGATTGTTATTTGTAAGTTTTTGGGATTGTGGCCAGACTTAAATTTTTGTtggaattatatttttagaaaaataattaataaagagaGAGATTGAATAAGAATAGCAACCATGGAACATATAGAATAAAACTTGATCTTGATTCTTATTCCTAttagttattaataaaaattcttttctctttcttaaaatgtatatcttttttttctaattctcaAAGACTCCAACCAAATGGGACCATAAGATGAAGGAGAAATGTTCATCATATGCTCTAAATCTAATCTAAAATAGTGTTATAAAAGAAATATCTTTTtcaatcctatcttttaatgaCACGTGTCCCACACACATCTATCAGTATGTACCACCCGACAGCCATCCCAGCCCACCTTATCTCCACAGTGTTTACTAAAGCGACCAACTCCCCCACACTCAACCAATCAAATCTCAACCGTCCGTTCCGAGATGGTCATCATCAACTAAGAGAGTAATTAATCAACACATTGTGATTTAAgttgaaaataaattaactcatttatttacataaaaataattttgaattgatCAATGATCGATTATAATGAACaacctaaaataaatatatttattaagatCAAACACAATAAATTATctgattaaataaattaaatcaaactaatctacactaaaaaaaaatgtatatttagACAAGTACACTCCTAAactcaaatatttatattattagtgAGATGAAATGAGATTAGTGAGTTAAAGACAAGAAGATGCACAATGATTGGAGGTGGATTGAGAAAAAGGGGTTTGGAGCAGTTGGGGAATTAGGAAACCCTAATCAAAGCTGGACTTTGAATGGCattcattgattgatttattcATGGTTATATGGGACCAACTCAACCAACCAGTTTGATGATCAAAGAACAAACAGAGTGAGTCATGGAGGACCctccaaaaataattttgtggGTAGTGGCCTTCTGTTGGTCATTTTCAAACAAGCCCTTACCTTATCTTTCACTGGAAAGCCAagccaagaagaaaaagaatagttAGATGCAAATGTGGAAAAGCAAAACCCATGTTAGCCTTGAAAAGACCTTTACTTTCATTGGAGAACTAATTAAGCCTTTAGAAAGAAAATTAGGATAATTAGATGCAACACAAAGCTATATTAGTAGGATTGAAAAGACATACCACATCCAACAGTAAAGTGGAGGTTTATATGTCCTAAAGATCCAAATTATCTTTAACGCATCTTTCAAGAGGAAATGCATGATTCATTGCAAAGGGACATGCATATAGACTCACCcctaaagaaaataatgaatctgtaaatataaatgtttaaaaattggATCTCTGCAGCATGTACAAGCATATggtcaaaatcaaacaaaaatttccATAAAAAATGAAGTACCTTCTCTGCATGTGTTTTTTCTCCTCCAATAATCCCTTGAGAGCAAGTGTTGAAAATGTCTTTTGCCTTTTTGAAGGAAAAAACATATGGATTTTGAACACAGGAGTATACATGCACAGATACAAGGTTCATGGGGTTAAATgtgcaattttattattttcagtGGCTTACACACGATTATACATTTTTGTGGGTGTATGTAAGCAATTTTCccttacaaaataaataaataaataaatcaatcttGCTCGAGCCTATTAAACACATTATATAGCGTTCTATTTATATCCCTGTCGAATTCAGCCATAATGGGTGCATCAACAACCAAATTCAAAAGAACTTCATGGTCAAATGATAAAATACTCAAAAGGTAAGAATGTGGTCCTAAGTGGGGGACTTAAAGGATTAATAATTGCCATCATTATTGTTTTATGTTTGGCATGCATTGAATCTGTCCCTCCTCTGTCAAGAAAACCCAAGTCcatataatatgatatatatatatatatatatatgcacatacataTGCCAAAGAACTCCATCCTGCCAAACACCAGCACATTTGAGGTGGAAGTGAAAGAAACCAGGATTTACCTCAAATTAGGGTTTATGCAAGTCCATTTATGTTTTATGACACTAAATCTCAGTTTGATTGATCAAAGCATGTTAATGCATGTTTGGTTAtaggtataaaaaaattaataatagtcGGAAATCGATGATGATTTCTGTAAATTAGGGTTTATGGTTTAGAGTTGCGCTAGTGTTGCAAATTGGTCAAGACTAAACTTAAGTTTAACTTTCGAACTAGTTTCAAATGCTTAAACAAACTTGCTAGATATCCCACTAATCCCTAGAAATCAATGATAATCCCCACAGTTTACAGACTGAAGCATACAATGCTCAGTTTGATTATTCGTTATCACAATAATTTCCATAAATAAGGGTATGGAGTAGATAAACATAAGCACAAAAcctaatttctatttttttagtgttgTGAGGAGGTCAGCCTACACTCGAGCTTCACATCGTATTAGTTTTAAATACTAAAAACCAACTTGCTAGACATTGACAGCATCTAAATACCGAAGGCACTCTCTAGAATTTTCTAATCCGTGAGTTATCCCATCAATAGAGTTATCCAGTTTCAGGACCATCAAACATAACCAACATTCATGTTCCCTTGCTACGATCATATCATTCATTGCATGTCTCCAGTCTGAGCTCATTTCCGGTTTAATTATCAACAAGAAACCTGTCTGTTGTTGCAGTTGCAGAGGACACCATCCAGATATGCAACTCAGTAACTGAAAGCCCCCCTTGTTGGTTTTTATTAAGCCAATCCCAGAATAAATCCTATTCAGAGATTCCCAGGCATTCTCAACAGAAGACAAGAATGTTAATTTACAGGTGAACGTTGGCATTAGAATTCAATAACTAAAATATTGAAGCATGCTGGTTTTATTGGCTGATCTAGCAGAAATCAGAAGAAATCAAATATATGTCAAGCAGTTTAAGTTAATGGTCAAGTTCATACTCCATACAATGAACTAAtgaagaataaagaaaatagaTAACTAAAAGAAAGACAGCACCAGCAAAGTATGAGAAAAGGCCAAGCATCTGAATGTGCTGTTGTCCGTGACAATGATAAGTCAAAGGAACATGTGAAGTGTATGTATTCTAATTATAGAAGCTCAGAACATGAGTAGAATATTCAATGTTTGAAGAGTTtggtaaaattatttaaatttatcattttatagTATATCATCCATTACGTGTCAAAGAAATAAGAGGTATACAATGTATAATTTTCTATGAACCTTGTTGGTAATATTTGTCAACAAGCATCTCAGAATATTCTCCAAATGTCAGTGTTCCATTGGATAGTATCAACTGtggtagaagaaaaaaagaaaaatggaaaagTGAAAGGTACAATAagaatatcattattattttcccaTTTTTACTGAGAAGAGAAACTGtcatatttaaatttctaattatcaAGTAATTTGATAAAATTGCTAACATTAAGTAGCAATATTATGCTAATACTCTTAGAAGTTTAAATTATATCCATACCTCTTTATGATGATGTACTTCACTAGGAAACCTGAGGATCTCATCCCTAGATAGAAATTTATTGGAAATTTTAGTATTGAAAGAAAATTCTCATGATCTTTCATTGATGATAAACAATTATCTTGAACATACCAGTCAGGTTGCATGAACAGAGCAAAAGTTGAACGATCCACACCTGAGGCATTCTCTCCTTTCGGTgcctatttaaaaatattcatgaaattaatttaaatgagAAGatccaaaaccaaacaaaattccAGACTCATTCACCTTTCTCACCAGGCAACACAAGATAGCTTAAGCAAGGAAAAAGAACTTGCAACACATGAACCATGCTCACTAGTTAATTTGACCACtacttttctcaaaaataatCGTAAATTATAAATTGAGCAACAGATGGTCATATTTATGGAAGATGTTCTCTCTTAGGTTCCATGGCTTTCCAAGTTCTTCTGTGAAAGAAACTTCATGAAACATGTGCATTACACATTGTTGAAAACATATATGTAGAAGCTTACGAGAACCAAGGGAAATTTTAAACAGTATGTGTAAGGACTTTGATGGATCTAATGGAATACGGAGAAAATGCAACGGGGTAATTTCTATATTGAACAAAATGTACCGATATGTATAGACTTCTTTCCAACTTCTACAATGTTTTATCAGAGACAGCTTCAATGAGAAAGCTTACCCGTACACAGTGGGGAGTGGCACAGAGGAGACCCCTTGTCAATATCTCCGTTGTTTCACCAATCTGATATGCCAAATTATCTTCACCAAATACTACCTAAAGCATGAGATAAACAATTGGAAACAAATATACTGAAGAATGGTTTTTAGTAGAAGCCCTTCAACTGATTAATTTCTTTCTTGGACGCATCCTAAAACTTGCAGGTGCCACAGATATTTGCTAACATGCCAAAATATTATGTGAAAAGATGAGCAGAAAACCaaatttaatgaaatgaatattATCATAATGCTTCTATTTTcagaaaaatattgaattagaAAGTTACTTTGACAATTCGGTCATTTCTTGTTTTAATATAAAGGCCAGCAGCACTATCAGGACAAGCAATCCTTACACCGTTTCTCATGAACATGCCGCAAGTAAGGCCTACAAACAGACAAGAAGCATAATGATAAACAAACTAGAACTAGAAAGTCATAAGAAAAATTGAGCCATAAATTCTTCAAATAAAGAAAGCCATTTGTAAGAAGAATTGCTACTGTAAGCTCACTCTATAATGAAAAAAGTAGAAACTAAAAAATACGATAAAAAGTGAAAATGCTGTCCAGAAGAAGATATTTCAAAATGGAAAACCTAATAACTGCGGTAGTTTAAATTAGGTATAATTAGGAAAATGTGAAGATGAAAAAACATGTGCAGCTACAATAATGACAACCATGAGATAAGGACCTGTAAGAGAACCATGGTCAGTATGCCACCCACACCATGATGACATGGAGCTTGTATCCTCCTTAGATTCACtgaaagataataataataataataataataataataataataataataataataataataataatcagaaCTCCATAAATTGTAATGCATacactcaaaaacaaaaaaaaatgaaagaagaagaagaagaagaaattaatttctcattcacacttaaACAAGACAGAGCTAATACCTCCATTGTCTTGGAAAGTAATATAGGAGACGGCCTTTGTGACACCTAGAATGCTGAAGTGTCTGCTCAAGGCCTTCATCATCATGCATTCTTATTGATTTTGATACTATGCAACCAAGATAAAATGGAAATATCAAATTGAGTTAAACAGCTTTTTCTGGTCTCCACCACTAAGTTTTGAAAAAtctacataaatattttaaacaagaATATAGTTTCAAATCtcacacacacaaataaaaaaataaaaaatgaaataagatAAACATGAGACATATGGCTGTTTCTAGTGTCTAACACAATGTTTGCAAAGAGTTATGTAAGTATTTAGGCAAGGAAAAAGATTCgcatcacacacacacaaaaagtgccgattattataattattagcCCATGGAGATGTCTTAACAAAGACAAGCATGTATACATGACAGAACAAACACAACCAAATCAAGGTTAGTATAGTCTCTTAAATTATGATGGCCAACATAGCAGAACAGAGGCTAATTATATCCCAGAGTGGACAAGTGAAGTAGGAAAGGGAGGGTGAAGAGAGGTGAAGTTGGAACATAATCTCACGTATTTTGGGAGAAGTGAcacatttttaaagaaatttagaAAGGATGGTCACTTAGGATAACATAAAATGAGGAATGTGGGGCAGTGAGCCCACTTCTTGACCTCCTCCACTTCACCTGAAACAAAAGCAGCTGTGCCATACCAGATGCAAGGACAAAAAAATCTTGACCATTTCAATGGTCAAAAGCTGGTAAATGTGAATATCATACACTTACCATAGCGGTCACAATGATATGCCAGCATCAAACCAACATCCAATATCATCTTTCCAAGACCTTTGAATGCTGCAAGATCATAAAAACCAGCAATGTTTACAGTGAACTTTCAATAGGAAGAAACATCCAAATTTCTATAACACTTAAATGATACAGATccatatacaaaatatattaccCTTATATAAAATCTAAGGAAGTGACAAAATGGCATCAAATATTTAGATGCATGTGGAAACAAATAGTTCAGTTTGTCAGAAGCATGTACAAAGGCTAAGCAAGTAACGTTTGAACGTATCTTCTGGTTGTTCATGGTCAAGTCTTTAGTTCTGGCAAGTTTCACATAGGTATTCTCGGAAacccaaaaaacaaacaaatatgcTTGCTCACCTACTTCAAGCTCAGGCAAAGCAATGGATGGCCATTTATTTGCCCGACAATATGAAGGGTACCTGCAATGACACAATTATCACACATAAATTTCTTAAAACAACCACAACCTTATATCTAACTATGGAAACACAACAGAAAGCTCAATGATACTGTGAGGAGATTCAATGGCAAGGGTCATAATCATCATACACAAGCTTCAATGCTCCAAACAAACTGAAGAAAATCCACATTTTTCTAAAAATGCCAGAAAAATGTCATATCATCTGGACTAATTGCTTGCCTATGTATCAGAACAAAAAATAACAGCACCTTCTTGTAAGCAATACTAAGTCACTGACCACCAGAGGTTATCCACCAATAAAAGTGAGAAAGCATAGGGTCTTAAAAATACTAACAAAGGACATGAAGATCctaaaaaagattaatatatcatttttactTAATCATTTTTCTCTGATAGTAGTCACTATTCTGTCAAGCAGTTGTTGGAGACAGTTTGAAATCACAATGCATGGTGATAAATGCCTTAAAGTAATCACATTAGAAAGCAATGCATGTTTGGTCAGCATATgtaatacttaaacatttacagaatgaagaaccaaaaaaaaatgtggCAGTCAATACCAAATAAAATGGAGACTGACAGTATGCTTAGATAATTGATTCAATGTTACACTGCAAAAATCAATACCGTTTCAAAAGTGAAACATCCGTGGTCGGTTCATCTAAAATTGGATTGCCGTAAAAGGAACCTTTGAATGTATCTGAATGTAGAAAAGCAAAAACATGTAAAACAGGATCCGCACAGATAAAATCAAACAGTAGCATCACCAGAAGCTTTAATTTCTCGAAAGGAGGACATGAGCAATCTACTGCCTTAATGCTAAAGGAAGAATCCAGAAGAGATAAACAAGATTTCCAAGCACATAAAACATCCATTTGACATAGATATGATTTgaccttcaaaaaaaaaaaaacacacacacacacaacatgtcaacaacaacaacttacCAAGTTTACCAGATTCAAGCTTCTCCCTCCCATGGCTCCATCCAAGACAATAACTACAAAACAAAGGAGAAATTTGAGCTTCTTAGTAAGAACAGTTGTTGAGCTGTGAAAGTAATATTCATAGGGCCCTCTGCATCATATCAGCAAGAGAAAAGAGGTTTTACCTGGAGATACAGGGTCATCCCCATGCCAATAAATAGAGGGAATCCCTATTAGTTCATATATAATAATCTATCTGCAGTTTTTAGGGGTGTGCTACATAGTGTACATATGGTGAAAACCCTAGGCAATGCATTGTATTCATAATAGAATCAGGGAGTATTTGAGGCTCTCTGAGAAGGCACAGTGcattataaatcaattaaatctgCAAATCCTTCACTCTCTAACGCACTTTTCTTTATCATGTGAAACATGCTTAATCCATAAGGCTagatagaatatatataataataacaataataataatgacgaTGATGCCAATAACGGTAATAGAAACAACAACACACTTTAGGAGTTACTAATGGGGAGGTAAGGGAACATATAGCAATGCAACACGCAAACAGAGTGATGAAGTCTGGACGTTTATCTACTGTACATAGTTTCCAAAGAAAGAAGTGAATTTGTGCTTGTATTTCATGAACCAAAAGGAAGTACTGACAAAATATGCCATGCACCAAGAACACCTATTTTAGCTACCTATAAGGTTTACCAGCATTAATAAACATGCTTATCACATGACTGTTAAACTAACCTATCACGTATAAAAAATGCACACAACGAAATAGTATATTCAAGGTAGTTTTTTTGGCAAGAATTTCAATACAAAACTAAACATTCGCATTCATACCTGCTCTCTGGATCTTCAAGATCTCTCTTGGCATCTTCAGGAAGGGATGCAACCCTGAAACAGACTAAGATCTTAAACCAGCAATTAAGAGATTTAGAATAGCAAATGACAACTCATACCTTGCTGAGAGAGATAATAAATCTTCACGCAAAGTAGGAAAACCAGGCACctgagacaaaaaaataaataaataaataaattcacatAAACAAATGGCAACAAAAGTGATCCCCTACCCAAATCTAGACAAGTGATTGTCAACAATAGAACAAAAATGAAAGTAAATGCTTTCATTTCTTACATCCGAGATGGAGAGGATTCCAAGTCCATCAGGACCGAAGCCTTGCTCTATCTTCGCCGACAAATCGCTGCTCCTGTCCTGATTCCCCAAAGAAAAACATCAGATTCTTGCAGAACCAGTAGATGATGCTCAAAACCAGACAGTTAGAAGCGAACCTTGAGATTGGAGTAGGAGATGGTGACCGTCGCCACTTGTGGCGGGTTCCTCGACCCAAGAGACATTGCCAGAGACGAAGAAGCACGGCAGGGAGAACGTAGCCAAAGCTGCGGCGATCGCCGGAACGCTGCGAATCGAAGAACTGGAGAGAGATACCTTGAATGGGGCGAGAGCTTCATGCCTTCTTCGATGCCTTCGATGGCGTGCGAATAAAAGCTACTCGTTTTGGCGGTTCGTGATTTGGCAAAGGGCCCCATTGAAATACTCCATTTATATAAAGGGGTTTTTCGTAAATTTAAggagaaatttcaaaattatatataaataagttaaTATTGGAATTGCTATTTGCTGGCAATGGTAACCATTTAATtccatgaaatatatatatatatatatatatattaagataattttattattcatatcAAAATGAATGATCATATTCATACAATGTTCAGAGCTTGTTACTATTTGCAGTGTGATAACACACTTTTCACTTGATCATTAAAATAGAATTGTACATAAAACAGTACTATAAATATCTGAAATCTAATCTCACCAGTGATCAGTAACAGATTGAGTTCAAGTTGAATATGACAATCATGAACTGTGATTAAGCAAGCTCAAGTTCTTCGAAAATTATCACTGTCTCCTCAAACtcatgctcttcttcttctcgctTATTGCAAATCGCCTGGCCATAGCAACATTATAGAACTTCCTCATATGATCAGACAACCGATGAATTGCCCGAAGATTACCAATCTCTGAAAATTGCCTTAACAATGAATCAAAACTTCGATACGGCAATTTCATCCCACAATTGATCAGTTCATCAAGAAGAAAGCATGCATTGTCTATTCTCTCAAACCTCAACAACCCTTCAATCATAATGCTGTAACTATCTGCATTTCGTGCACAACCTCTATTATCCATCTCATGCCACACTCCAATTGCTCTGTCCGGCTCCCCCATTGCAAAGAACATAGTGATCAACATGTTATACGTGTGAACACTCGGCTCACAACCGAGCTCGATCATCCTCTCGCAAAGCCTCAAAGCCTCCTCGGACCGCTTCAAGTTGCAAAGCACATTGAGGAAACAATTGTAAGTGAGTATATCAGCAGGAAATCCTTTGTGACCCATTTCGTCCAATACCTTATAAGCATCA
The Dioscorea cayenensis subsp. rotundata cultivar TDr96_F1 unplaced genomic scaffold, TDr96_F1_v2_PseudoChromosome.rev07_lg8_w22 25.fasta BLBR01000479.1, whole genome shotgun sequence DNA segment above includes these coding regions:
- the LOC120254499 gene encoding uncharacterized protein LOC120254499; the protein is MKLSPHSRYLSPVLRFAAFRRSPQLWLRSPCRASSSLAMSLGSRNPPQVATVTISYSNLKDRSSDLSAKIEQGFGPDGLGILSISDVPGFPTLREDLLSLSARVASLPEDAKRDLEDPESSYCLGWSHGREKLESGKLDTFKGSFYGNPILDEPTTDVSLLKRYPSYCRANKWPSIALPELEVAFKGLGKMILDVGLMLAYHCDRYVSKSIRMHDDEGLEQTLQHSRCHKGRLLYYFPRQWSESKEDTSSMSSWCGWHTDHGSLTGLTCGMFMRNGVRIACPDSAAGLYIKTRNDRIVKVVFGEDNLAYQIGETTEILTRGLLCATPHCVRAPKGENASGVDRSTFALFMQPDWDEILRFPSEVHHHKELILSNGTLTFGEYSEMLVDKYYQQGS